One stretch of Wolbachia endosymbiont of Armadillidium arcangelii DNA includes these proteins:
- the yihA gene encoding ribosome biogenesis GTP-binding protein YihA/YsxC gives MARQITSSCSFIFGASDKKSLPDESAPEIAFAGRSNVGKSSLINLLINSKKAARVSSKPGCTRQINFYSMYNDKFRIVDLPGYGYSRASREEAIRYLNLIEYYLIQRRNLRRVFVLIDSKVGLKEIDKDFVYWLICNNINFNIVLTKIDKVSQESLDATLESTQKWINNEHVSIHQISICVKHKITKVRDEFFKFTR, from the coding sequence ATGGCAAGACAGATAACATCAAGCTGCAGCTTCATATTTGGAGCTTCAGACAAAAAATCATTACCAGATGAATCAGCTCCAGAGATTGCGTTTGCTGGTAGATCAAATGTAGGAAAATCGAGTTTGATCAACTTACTGATAAATAGCAAAAAAGCTGCAAGAGTTTCCTCTAAGCCTGGATGCACTAGACAAATAAATTTTTACTCTATGTACAATGATAAGTTCAGGATTGTCGACCTACCGGGATATGGCTATTCTCGTGCAAGCAGGGAAGAAGCAATACGATACTTAAATCTAATTGAGTATTATCTAATTCAAAGGAGAAATCTAAGAAGAGTGTTTGTGCTTATAGATAGCAAGGTAGGATTAAAAGAAATAGACAAAGACTTTGTTTATTGGTTAATATGTAATAACATTAACTTTAACATTGTGTTAACAAAAATAGATAAAGTGAGTCAGGAAAGCCTAGATGCTACTCTAGAAAGCACTCAAAAGTGGATTAATAATGAGCATGTGTCAATTCATCAAATAAGCATCTGTGTTAAGCATAAAATAACCAAGGTAAGAGATGAGTTTTTCAAGTTTACAAGATAA
- the prfA gene encoding peptide chain release factor 1, which yields MDIENNLQDLKKKFNEIERSLESPTNLSQKEFISLSKEYSELRPIIKIIDEYNTLKEEISDLEEIMKDENSENDIKELAKEELFEKQKILLPKVKAKLKLALLPKDEDDSRNAILEIRAGTGGEEAALFAAILFRMYQKYAERRNWKFEPISISNTGIGGYKEASALINGTEVFARLKFESGVHRVQRVPETESSGRLHTSAATVAILPEVEEVDFKIEEKDLRIDVYRSSGPGGQSVNTTDSAVRVTHLPTGIVVIQQDEKSQHKNKAKALKVLRARLYEIERQKKEMERSTMRKSQIGSGDRSERIRTYNFPQSRITDHRINLTSHRLEQIIKEGELDEFIEALISRNEAERLAGGG from the coding sequence ATGGATATAGAGAATAATTTACAAGACTTAAAAAAAAAATTTAATGAGATAGAGAGGAGTTTGGAAAGTCCTACCAATTTGAGTCAAAAAGAATTCATTAGTCTTTCAAAGGAATACTCTGAACTCAGACCAATCATCAAGATAATCGATGAATATAATACACTGAAAGAGGAAATTTCAGATTTAGAAGAAATAATGAAAGATGAAAATAGCGAAAATGATATAAAAGAGTTAGCAAAAGAAGAACTTTTTGAGAAGCAAAAGATACTATTACCAAAAGTAAAAGCCAAGCTAAAGTTAGCGCTATTGCCAAAAGATGAAGATGACTCAAGAAACGCAATATTAGAAATCAGAGCAGGTACAGGAGGAGAAGAAGCAGCGCTATTTGCAGCAATATTGTTTCGTATGTACCAAAAATATGCAGAAAGAAGAAATTGGAAATTCGAGCCAATAAGTATTTCTAACACAGGTATAGGTGGTTATAAGGAAGCTTCTGCACTTATTAACGGAACAGAAGTTTTTGCAAGGCTAAAATTTGAGTCAGGAGTACACAGAGTACAGCGAGTACCAGAAACTGAATCCTCAGGAAGGCTACATACCTCAGCAGCCACCGTTGCAATACTACCTGAAGTTGAAGAGGTTGACTTTAAAATAGAAGAGAAAGATTTACGAATAGATGTTTACAGATCTAGTGGCCCTGGAGGGCAATCAGTGAATACTACTGATAGTGCAGTAAGGGTAACCCACTTGCCAACAGGAATAGTTGTAATACAGCAAGACGAAAAATCGCAGCACAAAAATAAAGCTAAAGCACTGAAAGTCTTGAGAGCAAGGCTATATGAAATTGAAAGACAAAAAAAAGAAATGGAAAGGTCAACAATGAGAAAAAGTCAAATTGGCTCTGGAGATCGCTCTGAACGTATAAGAACTTATAACTTTCCACAATCAAGAATTACAGATCATAGAATTAATCTAACTTCACATCGATTAGAGCAGATTATAAAAGAAGGTGAACTAGATGAATTTATTGAGGCATTGATTTCACGTAATGAAGCAGAAAGGTTGGCCGGAGGGGGTTAG
- the carA gene encoding glutamine-hydrolyzing carbamoyl-phosphate synthase small subunit produces the protein MQDAVLILQDGKCFWGKSVGKKGKCIGEVCFTTGMTGYQHTITDPSFADQIIAFTFPHIGNVGINHKDNEGKKIFTSGVVMRELSSMSHPSSYISLNDWLEKNNVIGISGVDTRALTRHLREHGSQNGMICPSSEVHILNELKEYKSVDGIEITNKVSLHSKFKKSDLNAKYRVVIVDFGVKISIVSRLIELGCTVELIRPGTGFAQKVLNMDPDGIVLSNGPGDPQEIGGSVISEIDIIIKSKIPIFGICLGHQLLSITLGTKTVKMDVGHRGSNHPVCDLESEKIEITSQNHGFVVDSASLPSNVEITHISLFDNTVEGIMIKDYPVFSVQYHPEEAPGTHDSHYLFRRFIDNIVLYKMKSA, from the coding sequence GTGCAGGACGCAGTTTTAATTCTACAAGATGGTAAATGCTTTTGGGGAAAATCAGTAGGTAAAAAAGGCAAGTGCATAGGTGAGGTCTGTTTTACCACTGGTATGACCGGTTATCAGCATACTATAACTGATCCTTCTTTTGCTGATCAAATAATAGCGTTCACTTTTCCTCATATTGGTAACGTTGGAATAAACCATAAGGATAATGAAGGAAAGAAAATTTTTACAAGTGGTGTGGTTATGCGTGAACTTTCTTCTATGTCCCACCCTTCTTCATATATCAGTTTAAATGATTGGTTAGAGAAAAATAACGTAATTGGGATATCAGGAGTTGATACTAGAGCTTTAACGAGACATTTGAGAGAACATGGATCTCAAAATGGAATGATATGTCCGTCAAGTGAGGTACATATATTAAATGAATTAAAGGAATACAAATCTGTAGATGGAATAGAAATAACCAATAAAGTCAGCTTGCATAGTAAATTTAAAAAAAGTGACCTTAATGCAAAATATAGGGTTGTAATTGTTGATTTTGGCGTAAAAATTAGTATAGTTTCGCGCTTAATAGAACTTGGTTGTACAGTTGAATTAATTAGACCAGGTACAGGTTTTGCTCAAAAAGTATTAAACATGGATCCAGATGGTATAGTGCTTTCAAATGGTCCTGGTGATCCGCAAGAGATAGGAGGGAGTGTAATTTCAGAAATAGACATTATTATAAAGTCTAAAATACCAATTTTTGGTATATGCCTGGGCCATCAATTATTGTCGATTACTTTGGGGACAAAGACCGTCAAGATGGATGTTGGTCACCGAGGGAGTAACCATCCAGTTTGTGATCTAGAGAGTGAAAAAATTGAGATAACTAGCCAAAATCATGGTTTTGTTGTTGATTCAGCTTCTCTTCCAAGTAATGTTGAGATTACTCACATTTCTCTATTTGATAATACTGTAGAGGGAATAATGATTAAGGATTACCCAGTCTTTTCTGTGCAATATCATCCAGAAGAAGCTCCAGGTACGCATGATTCGCACTATTTGTTTAGACGTTTTATTGATAATATTGTGTTGTATAAAATGAAATCTGCGTGA